In one window of Canis aureus isolate CA01 chromosome 25, VMU_Caureus_v.1.0, whole genome shotgun sequence DNA:
- the LOC144297097 gene encoding uncharacterized protein LOC144297097: MRGPSRAGAEASCRRGSRRSGPGGFLYPGPTALAREAKAHEHPAQVLPTRPGVFLPPKWRLSGREGSIDLSALGPLRRGGIKFAESRWRGRGGLHREVGRALHHPPSRRGGSAPACLPASERPGSRRGGVPGGLGGFPAASAAFSRGVTEGAAAQTAREAISGGL; the protein is encoded by the coding sequence ATGAGGGGGCCGTCCCGCGCGGGCGCTGAGGCCTCATGCCGGAGAGGCAGCCGGAGGAGTGGCCCCGGAGGATTCCTCTACCCCGGCCCCACAGCGCTGGCGAGAGAAGCAAAAGCCCATGAGCATCCCGCGCAGGTTCTGCCAACCCGTCCTGGTGTTTTCCTCCCCCCAAAATGGCGGCTCTCGGGGCGTGAGGGAAGCATCGATCTTTCGGCGCTCGGCCCGCTTCGCCGAGGAGGAATTAAATTCGCCGAGAGCagatggagggggcggggcggactGCACAGGGAAGTTGGTCGAGCCCTGCATCATCCACCGAGCCGGCGCGGCGGGTCggcgcctgcctgcctgcctgcctcggAGCGGCCCGGGTCGCGCAGGGGCGGGGTGCCCGGAGGTCTCGGTGGCTTCCCGGCTGCGAGCGCCGCATTCTCGAGGGGTGTGACCGAAGGAGCGGCGGCGCAGACTGCTAGAGAAGCGATTTCAGGCGGCCTGTAG